GCTCGGCATCTTCGAGCATCTCCTCGCGGGTCCGCCACATGTCGAAATTCGCCTTCAGTTCCTCTTCCGGCGGCAATTTGATGCGGCCCATCATGACGTCGCGCGCCCACCAGGCCTGCACGTCGAACATGTTGAAGGTGTAGAACTGATCCTGCATGCCGATATAGAAAAGCTGTGGATTCCCGTCGAAGACCACGCCTTTGTAGAGGTGGTCGGCCCAGAGGCGGTTGGCAGTCTTGAGCCTCAGCTCGTCGGGCAGGAAGGGAAAGTGATGCTGGTATCCGGTGCACAGGATCAGCGCATCTACTTCCTTCGTCGAACCGTCGAGGAAATGAGCGGTGCGGTTTTCGAGCCTGGTGAGCAGCGGACGCTCTTCGAAATTGTCCGGCCAGTTGAACCCCATCGGCTTTGACCGATAGCTCGTGGTGACCGACTTGGCACCGTATTTCCAGCATTGCGAGCCGATATCTTCGGCCGAGTAACTGCGGCCGACGATGAGGATATCCTTGCCCTTGAATTCCAGCGCATCGCGGAAGTCGTGAGCATGCAGGACGCGGCCGTTGAAGGTCTTCACGCCCTCGAAATAAGGCACGTTCGGTGTCGAGAAGTGGCCGCTCGCCACCACGACATAGTCGAACTCCTCGTCGTACATATGGTCTTCGAGGCGGTTGTGTGCGGTGACCGTGAATTTCTTCGTGCCCTCATCGAAACGCACCATGCGAACGGGCGTATTGAAGCGCACCCAATGGCGGACATTCGCCTTCTCGACGCGGCCCTTGATATAATCCCAAAGCACGGCGCGCGGCGGATAGGAGGCGATCGGCTTGCCGAAATGCTCCTCGAAGGAATAGTCGGCAAATTCCAGGCATTCCTTCGGTCCGTTCGACCAGAGGTAACGATACATGCTGCCGTGAACCGGCTCGCCATATTCGTCGAGCCCGGTTCGCCAAGTATAGTTCCAGAGCCCGCCCCAGTCGGACTGCTTTTCGAAGCAGACGATCTCCGGGATCTCCGCACCCTTCTGCGCGGCCGACTGGAAGGCCCGCAACTGGGCAAGCCCGGAAGGACCGGCGCCGAT
The window above is part of the Rhizobium sp. WYJ-E13 genome. Proteins encoded here:
- a CDS encoding NAD(P)-binding domain-containing protein — its product is MTRVAVIGAGPSGLAQLRAFQSAAQKGAEIPEIVCFEKQSDWGGLWNYTWRTGLDEYGEPVHGSMYRYLWSNGPKECLEFADYSFEEHFGKPIASYPPRAVLWDYIKGRVEKANVRHWVRFNTPVRMVRFDEGTKKFTVTAHNRLEDHMYDEEFDYVVVASGHFSTPNVPYFEGVKTFNGRVLHAHDFRDALEFKGKDILIVGRSYSAEDIGSQCWKYGAKSVTTSYRSKPMGFNWPDNFEERPLLTRLENRTAHFLDGSTKEVDALILCTGYQHHFPFLPDELRLKTANRLWADHLYKGVVFDGNPQLFYIGMQDQFYTFNMFDVQAWWARDVMMGRIKLPPEEELKANFDMWRTREEMLEDAEQMIWYQGDYVKELLAETDYPSFDIEGTNRTFMEWEHHKAENIMGFRDHAYRSLMTGNMSPTHHTPWVEALDDSMEEYLRN